In Clostridia bacterium, a genomic segment contains:
- a CDS encoding alpha-glucosidase/alpha-galactosidase: MKKFALIGAGSLQFTSSLVRDLLTFPAFKETEFALMDVNEANLKSITEVCEKIITEMGCPNCKITPTTDRATALKDADGVLCTVFNGDVDIWQHEIIIPKKYGIDMNVGDTRSVAGIFRALRNIPLMLDICKDIECYCPNAVFLNYTNPMAILCGAMQKYANVEVTGLCHSVQGTIKMLSEWLGVPVEEVVYKCMGINHMAFYTELSHKGEDLYPRLYKLISENREVYDREQVRNEMFLKLGYYTTESSGHHSEYNQWFRKRPDLIEKYCTHGTGWNPGEHAYSLKLRQARKANPRKQYEDFLAKPVDKNKSVEYAADVFNARIGDGKPFLFNGNVLNNGSIPNLPNDACVEVPVVADRMGFKTTIAGPLPAHLAIMVNNTARIESLVIEAAMQKSREMVYQAMYMDPLSSAVCSMEEIRQMCDEIFAMNTDYLGDYK, from the coding sequence ATGAAAAAATTTGCATTAATCGGTGCAGGCAGTCTGCAGTTTACCTCAAGTCTTGTGCGCGATCTTTTAACATTCCCTGCTTTTAAAGAAACCGAATTTGCTCTGATGGATGTAAACGAAGCAAATTTAAAGAGCATTACAGAGGTTTGCGAAAAAATCATCACCGAAATGGGGTGTCCGAACTGTAAAATCACGCCCACCACAGACCGTGCGACCGCTTTAAAGGATGCAGACGGCGTGCTTTGCACCGTTTTCAACGGAGATGTGGACATCTGGCAACACGAAATTATCATTCCAAAAAAATACGGCATTGACATGAATGTGGGCGATACCCGAAGTGTAGCAGGCATTTTCAGAGCCTTGCGCAACATTCCGCTCATGCTGGATATCTGCAAAGACATTGAATGCTACTGTCCCAACGCGGTGTTTTTAAACTACACCAACCCCATGGCAATCCTTTGCGGTGCCATGCAAAAATATGCTAATGTGGAGGTTACGGGACTTTGCCACAGCGTACAGGGCACCATTAAGATGCTTAGCGAATGGTTAGGCGTTCCGGTGGAAGAAGTTGTTTACAAATGCATGGGCATCAACCATATGGCATTTTACACGGAGCTTTCCCATAAGGGCGAAGACTTATATCCGCGCCTGTATAAACTGATTTCGGAAAACAGAGAGGTGTATGACAGAGAACAGGTGCGCAACGAAATGTTCTTAAAGCTTGGCTACTACACCACCGAATCCAGCGGACACCACTCGGAATACAACCAATGGTTCAGAAAACGCCCCGACCTGATTGAAAAATACTGCACCCACGGCACCGGCTGGAATCCGGGCGAGCACGCCTATTCCTTAAAGCTACGTCAGGCGCGCAAGGCAAATCCGAGGAAGCAGTACGAGGATTTCTTAGCAAAACCCGTTGACAAAAACAAAAGTGTCGAATATGCGGCAGATGTGTTTAATGCCCGCATCGGCGACGGAAAGCCCTTCCTCTTTAACGGCAATGTACTAAACAACGGTTCCATTCCAAATCTTCCCAATGATGCATGCGTGGAAGTCCCTGTGGTTGCCGACCGTATGGGCTTTAAAACCACCATTGCAGGTCCTTTGCCCGCCCACCTTGCCATTATGGTCAACAACACCGCGCGTATTGAATCGCTGGTCATTGAAGCCGCAATGCAAAAGAGCCGCGAAATGGTTTATCAGGCAATGTATATGGATCCCCTTTCCTCTGCCGTTTGCTCTATGGAAGAAATCCGACAAATGTGCGACGAGATTTTTGCCATGAATACCGATTACTTAGGTGATTATAAATAA
- a CDS encoding VTT domain-containing protein yields the protein MGNTMNLLVTIDKKYLKPLSTMLCSFGAVHRTNETEVYVAHSSLEQEDIAYLENELTEFSNIHIHSVRITQSWFKDTPVLERLPEESFYRVLAFQYLPETVEKCLYLDPDIFVMKNLMSLYNTDLSENYVAAAGHLKGALNLMNRLRLGIKQPRYINSGVLLMNLKAIREDFTVENILETLEKHLQQLLFGDQDLINILFDKKTVYIDETIYNLDEKTLRIHRGSLDLQWVKENTAIVHYNGKYKPWLTGYDGFLNVFYPPVEKTGEATRGTLKNQAKAIRNIIRLNKQQKIMLRTSFVVVMLCLLLYTFFGKEMVQAIQEPVTFKRWMDKFGYFDEVVFILIRTVQTVVKVVPAAPMEIGAGYAWGAVLGMVYCLIGNILGTFLVLWLIKRYGTRVIEKFFSVKNLKFLHVLQSSKRLHWMLFFLYLIPIVPKDAITYFVSFLPVKTGPFLLVTTIARIPAILVITTCGAALAQQNYVLSTVVFAVTMVVGALGLMFCFKKTNKRNKRESV from the coding sequence GTGGGAAATACAATGAATCTGCTTGTGACCATTGACAAAAAATATTTAAAACCGCTTTCGACCATGCTTTGTTCCTTCGGAGCGGTGCATCGGACAAACGAAACAGAGGTTTATGTTGCACATTCTTCGCTAGAGCAGGAGGATATTGCTTATCTTGAAAATGAACTGACGGAGTTTTCCAACATTCATATTCACAGCGTACGCATCACCCAAAGCTGGTTTAAGGATACCCCTGTGCTGGAACGGCTTCCGGAAGAATCCTTTTATCGGGTTCTGGCATTTCAGTACCTGCCTGAAACGGTAGAAAAATGTCTGTACTTAGACCCGGATATTTTTGTGATGAAAAATCTGATGTCGCTTTATAATACGGATTTATCCGAAAATTATGTGGCGGCGGCAGGGCATCTTAAGGGTGCGCTGAACTTAATGAACCGCCTGCGTCTTGGTATCAAACAGCCCCGCTATATTAATTCGGGCGTGCTTTTGATGAATCTGAAAGCCATCCGCGAGGATTTTACGGTGGAAAATATTTTAGAAACCTTGGAAAAGCATTTGCAACAGCTTTTGTTTGGAGATCAGGATTTAATCAATATTCTGTTTGACAAAAAGACGGTTTATATCGATGAAACCATTTACAATCTGGATGAAAAAACGTTGCGTATCCATCGGGGCAGTCTGGATTTACAATGGGTAAAGGAAAACACGGCAATTGTGCATTATAACGGAAAATACAAGCCCTGGCTTACGGGCTATGACGGCTTTTTGAATGTGTTTTATCCACCGGTGGAAAAAACGGGCGAGGCAACCCGCGGTACACTTAAAAATCAGGCAAAAGCCATCCGCAATATCATACGGCTGAACAAACAGCAAAAGATTATGCTCCGCACCTCCTTTGTGGTGGTTATGCTGTGTTTGTTGCTCTACACCTTTTTCGGCAAGGAAATGGTGCAGGCAATTCAGGAGCCGGTTACCTTTAAAAGGTGGATGGATAAATTTGGCTATTTTGACGAAGTGGTGTTTATTTTAATCCGAACGGTGCAGACGGTCGTTAAGGTTGTGCCGGCAGCGCCTATGGAGATTGGTGCAGGCTATGCCTGGGGTGCTGTGCTTGGCATGGTGTATTGCTTAATCGGAAATATTTTAGGGACATTTTTGGTGCTTTGGCTGATTAAACGGTACGGCACGCGGGTGATTGAAAAATTCTTCTCGGTTAAGAATTTAAAATTTTTACATGTACTGCAAAGCTCAAAACGATTGCACTGGATGTTGTTTTTCTTATACTTAATTCCCATCGTGCCGAAAGATGCCATCACATACTTTGTAAGTTTTCTGCCGGTAAAGACAGGACCGTTTTTGCTGGTTACGACCATAGCGCGCATTCCTGCGATTTTGGTTATTACCACCTGCGGTGCAGCATTGGCACAGCAAAACTATGTGTTGTCTACGGTGGTTTTTGCAGTCACCATGGTTGTGGGCGCATTGGGCTTGATGTTTTGCTTTAAAAAAACGAATAAAAGAAATAAAAGAGAATCTGTGTAA
- a CDS encoding adaptor protein MecA, producing MEIYFVNRDRLNVYLTDRELSARHIDIHKLFEDGKAFQEELKSMLESVGESAHFPIKNTPLEVELFPIADGDLLISLCRNAVSEVQAVFSDAEDLIACCVALSDCFEGDSKLYLYEGKYYLCLKTCRESACTCLLAEFADKVCAPFAVSEAVLSEYGQSICMQNCVDLFTKQFGK from the coding sequence ATGGAGATTTATTTTGTAAACCGCGACCGGCTGAATGTGTACCTGACCGATCGGGAGCTTAGCGCAAGACATATAGATATACATAAGCTGTTTGAGGATGGGAAAGCTTTTCAGGAAGAGCTTAAAAGCATGCTGGAAAGTGTAGGGGAGAGCGCGCATTTTCCCATTAAAAACACGCCTTTGGAGGTGGAGCTGTTTCCCATTGCAGACGGCGATTTGTTAATCAGCCTTTGTCGGAATGCTGTTTCGGAGGTGCAGGCGGTTTTTTCGGACGCGGAGGACTTGATTGCCTGCTGTGTGGCACTGTCTGACTGTTTTGAAGGTGATAGTAAGCTGTATTTATATGAAGGAAAGTATTATTTGTGTCTCAAAACCTGCCGGGAGAGCGCCTGCACCTGTCTGCTTGCCGAATTTGCAGATAAGGTTTGCGCCCCCTTTGCGGTTTCCGAGGCGGTTTTATCGGAATACGGGCAAAGTATTTGTATGCAAAATTGTGTAGATTTGTTCACAAAACAGTTCGGAAAATAA
- the fliB gene encoding flagellin lysine-N-methylase codes for MKIYTPDYYSAFQCIAGACQHSCCVGWEIVLDEATFARYCKEEVLKKHVATKDGVPCIIQQQDGRCPFLNADNLCDVILKYGEDAIGQICTDHPRFRHDYQTHTEMGLGLCCEAVCDLVLNRKEKTQFEMPDISALSKREQAFFFLRAELIGMAQNREFSVEERMENILARCGVALPDRNWKEMFLRLERLDSAWDACVEALGKDKKRTVPQLQAEQLLVYFLYRHLSGALEDGRYLERILFCALSTKVVCDIFAGTENAFGDIARMYSAEIEYSEQNTEEILEALSE; via the coding sequence GTGAAAATCTATACACCCGATTATTATTCTGCGTTTCAATGTATAGCAGGCGCGTGTCAGCACAGCTGTTGCGTCGGCTGGGAAATTGTTCTGGATGAGGCGACATTTGCCCGTTACTGTAAAGAGGAAGTACTTAAAAAGCATGTGGCAACAAAGGACGGTGTCCCCTGCATTATACAACAGCAGGATGGCAGATGTCCGTTTCTGAACGCGGATAACTTGTGTGATGTGATTTTAAAGTACGGTGAGGATGCCATCGGACAGATTTGTACCGACCATCCGCGGTTTCGCCATGACTATCAGACCCATACCGAAATGGGGCTGGGGCTTTGCTGTGAGGCAGTGTGTGACCTGGTATTGAATCGGAAAGAAAAAACACAGTTTGAAATGCCGGATATAAGCGCACTTTCCAAGCGTGAGCAGGCGTTTTTTTTCTTGCGTGCCGAACTGATTGGCATGGCACAAAACAGAGAATTTTCGGTAGAAGAGCGAATGGAAAATATTTTAGCCCGTTGCGGTGTGGCGCTGCCTGACCGTAATTGGAAAGAAATGTTTTTGCGCTTGGAGAGGCTGGACAGCGCATGGGATGCATGTGTGGAAGCTCTGGGCAAAGACAAAAAAAGAACGGTGCCTCAACTTCAGGCGGAACAGTTGTTGGTGTATTTTTTGTATCGGCATCTGTCTGGTGCTTTAGAGGACGGCAGATATTTAGAACGCATTCTTTTTTGTGCACTGAGTACAAAGGTGGTTTGTGACATTTTTGCGGGAACTGAAAATGCGTTCGGGGACATTGCGCGGATGTATTCGGCAGAGATTGAATATTCCGAGCAAAACACCGAAGAAATTCTTGAGGCGCTTTCGGAATGA
- a CDS encoding helix-turn-helix transcriptional regulator: MRIEVKEFVDQTNFASGHFLQINSCGFQRNGTERYTVLRTNGRQDYHFLYVTKGCVVAETKIGDVALHAGDLLLYRPFEKQLYSHGVQGESCSCWIHFSGTGAEDLLESAGFLANQVFHVGLDSTLIQLLERMVSHFQPRSKNLLCISFLVQFCALAGKNNTETLHTDKRIAPALAYMNTHYTKNYSNDYYAKLCGISETRFSHLFKQIMDVSPHRYILRLKLDRVQYLLTYSDMTVAEIASVTGFPDALYLSRLFKKQKGMSPTEFKHRYRV, encoded by the coding sequence TTGCGGATTGAAGTAAAGGAATTTGTGGATCAGACCAATTTTGCCTCCGGGCATTTTCTGCAAATTAACAGTTGTGGGTTTCAGCGAAACGGGACAGAACGGTATACCGTTCTGCGTACCAACGGCAGACAGGATTATCATTTTTTGTATGTGACAAAGGGCTGTGTGGTGGCGGAAACAAAGATCGGAGACGTGGCACTTCATGCAGGAGATTTATTGCTGTACCGTCCCTTTGAAAAACAGCTATACAGCCATGGCGTTCAGGGCGAAAGCTGTTCGTGCTGGATACATTTTTCGGGGACGGGCGCAGAGGATTTGCTGGAATCTGCAGGCTTTTTGGCAAATCAGGTGTTTCATGTGGGCTTAGACAGCACACTGATTCAATTGTTAGAGCGTATGGTCAGCCATTTTCAGCCCCGAAGTAAAAACTTGCTTTGTATTTCGTTTTTGGTGCAGTTTTGCGCATTGGCAGGGAAAAACAATACCGAAACCCTGCATACCGATAAACGCATTGCACCTGCTTTGGCATACATGAATACCCATTATACAAAAAATTATTCCAACGACTATTATGCGAAGCTTTGCGGAATAAGCGAAACGCGGTTTTCACATCTGTTTAAACAAATTATGGATGTTTCGCCCCATCGGTATATTTTACGCTTAAAGCTTGACCGGGTGCAGTATCTTCTGACCTATTCGGACATGACGGTAGCTGAAATTGCAAGTGTCACAGGCTTTCCGGATGCGCTTTATTTGTCACGGCTGTTTAAAAAGCAAAAGGGTATGTCGCCTACGGAATTTAAACACAGATATCGGGTATAA
- a CDS encoding manganese catalase family protein: MFKHEKMLFHPVGIEKPNPQYAALLQEQLGGGNGELKAAMQYMSQSFRIKDAEIKDLFLDIAAEELSHMEMIGQTICLLNGHDVDVTKVPAGEIQTHVQIGLNPGLINASGYSWTADYVTVTGDLCADLLSNIASEQRAKVTYEYLYRQIEDKKVRETIDFLLNREEAHNAMFREAFNKVQNSGSNRDFGTTKAAKMYFSLSEPSPNDNPFKKTEVEKPVFK; this comes from the coding sequence ATGTTTAAACACGAAAAAATGCTGTTTCACCCAGTGGGAATTGAAAAACCGAATCCGCAATATGCGGCACTGTTGCAGGAACAGTTAGGCGGTGGAAACGGAGAGCTTAAGGCGGCGATGCAGTATATGTCCCAAAGCTTTCGCATTAAGGATGCGGAAATCAAGGATTTGTTTCTGGATATCGCGGCAGAAGAATTGAGCCATATGGAAATGATTGGGCAGACCATCTGTTTGCTGAACGGACATGATGTGGATGTGACCAAGGTGCCGGCAGGTGAAATACAGACGCATGTCCAGATTGGCTTAAATCCCGGGTTGATTAACGCCTCGGGCTATTCCTGGACAGCTGATTATGTGACGGTGACCGGGGATTTGTGTGCAGATTTGCTGTCTAATATTGCATCCGAACAGCGGGCGAAGGTAACGTATGAATATCTTTACCGCCAGATTGAGGACAAAAAGGTTAGAGAAACCATTGACTTTTTGCTGAATCGGGAGGAGGCACACAACGCCATGTTCCGTGAAGCATTTAACAAGGTGCAAAATAGTGGGTCTAATCGGGATTTCGGTACGACCAAGGCTGCGAAAATGTATTTCAGCCTGTCCGAACCCTCACCCAATGACAATCCGTTCAAAAAAACAGAGGTGGAAAAGCCTGTATTTAAATAA